The Lates calcarifer isolate ASB-BC8 linkage group LG24, TLL_Latcal_v3, whole genome shotgun sequence sequence GTTGTTTACATATTTGTGCGCTTTTATTTACTCTGTTCTATTGATCTTTCACTGACCAAACAGCTCCTAAACCCAGCAAAGTGCAGCACTCAGACAGCAAATCTcggaagagagaaagagcatcctccacttcctctgacagcagtgacagcgGTTCTGAGGCATCCGACTCATCTGAAGTGTCAGCAGCGTCAAGTGAACACAGAAGGAGGAAACACCATAAGGACAAGAAAAGATCAAAGAAAGGGAAGGACTACAGCAGAAAGAGAGGTAATCTTTAACCAAAACATCTGCTACCCAGAGCTGAGTTGAaaactgtgtggaaaaaaatcacCTCATCCTTTCTTTCCACCAGCCACAGGTGTCCAGTACGTCATCCACCGCTACAAACAGGTCCTGTCCGCCTTCATCAAGAAGAAGAGCATGAGTGAAGCCTTCCGCCACCTCGGAATCGACCGCAACACCATCGCAAACACGGCCTCAATTGCCGAGCTCCACCTGGCCGGCAAAGACATGGTCCCCTTGGTGGGCATGTTTCGCCAAGGAGAAGAGACTCTGGTCAGCTACGCCCAAAGGTGCACCTTGGTCATCGACAGCGACGCCGAACTGTCCAGGAGAATAGACCAAATGAAAGCCAACGGCGAGCTTCTGCCCATCTCAGGGAAACGGCCAAGGGTGTTACATTCTCACATGCAGCAGCTGGGGGGCGCTGCAGAGAGCATTTTAATAGGTTGATGATTATTTAATTAAGATTAAGAGGTGAAACATGCCTTCACAAAATAAtgttcctctttgtttttcctcaatcTAAACTGCTggatttgcatttttttgtctttgagaCATAGAGCATTTGCTTTATGTCTCAGTATTTCAGTATAACAATCTGAATTTTAGTATTCACAATTACAGATTTAGGGTGTATATTTTGTACTTGATAGCCATACAAATTTATTTACAGCACCTTTCAATATtggaaatgattttttaaattattatttaagaGCAGGTGTGTGTAGTTTTAGGAACATCCACAAGATGGCAGTGCTCACATAGAGATCATGTTTACAAATCACTGCTATTCTCATTCAATCCAAAATGGTGGATAGGTCGAGTCAATTTTCCAGCACTAGTTGTGTTACTTTATGTTCatataaaatcattttgttgACTACATACTGTGATTCTTGCTGTAAATGAACTGAGagatttaaaaactgcattcattgcaaagtgttttaatgtttccGAACTGCCaaccaatgaaaatgaaaacagtttgttcagagtttgtttcttttgtctttatCCAAGGAAATTTCTAAATGTCCTGTACCAAGATATGACAGGATACCTCTGTACATGGCCTTTAAGAAAACTATTGAATCTGGAATCTTTCAGTCATAACCACTTGATCTCAGGTCAAACACCCAAATCTTGAGCCTAATGTCTGACAGATTCTGTAAGATGAAATGTGATGCGGCtgtatatgttatatatttagTTTCTCTCTTGACCAGAGGAGTGGGCAGAGCCTGTTGTGTAGACGGATGGGGAAAGCTTGGTAAGACATCCTTGGGCGATGTCAGTGCAAAGTGTTGCAATTGCCGTCGCTGCTGTTTGCTTTTCACATGGAGTGACAAATTACTTGTGCAAAGCCATTACAGGGGCTGCACCCAGGCTGTTTATCTTTGCATGGgactctgtcactgtcactccCATTCACACGCCGGCTATCTGCCTATCTTTCACTCTCACATCCCAATCTGTCCTGTCCCCTGCGTCCCCTCCTCCCCAACCTCCACCCTCTCCTGTTATGAACTCATTCAGTCATTTCTCATTACCTATCacttctccatctctttttccGTCCTCTCCTTTTTGCCTAATCTTTTAACCCAAAACGAACCATGATGAAGGCAGAGAAGGTGGTTTAGAGTTTTTGGACAGTGTAGAAACATTTCATGCCAGCAGAGGCGACCGCCAACAACCTCAAGTTCCTGTTTACAGCCAGGGACAGGTGCATGCTGGTCTGCTCAGCAGCATGCGATAGAAAAGGGTGGGTGTATCTCTCTGCCAGCTCTCATCTCTTCCCACCTCCTGAGGCATGCAAATGTCAGTTCTGCTCTCTTCTCACTAGGATGTGACGTGAAGAAAGGGTTCCTGCATATCCTGAAATGAAGAAAGGACACTGAGAGTAAGGTACAGGATGTTACCGACTATTTAATTTTTGTGCACCAACCTTGTTGGTCAGCGTGTCCCTAAATAAGGCAGCAAAAtgcaacccccccccacacacctgCTAATACACCAGAGTGGCAGCTGTGATTCTGGTGCTAATGACTCAGGGTGATGAAGCTCAGAGCTGAAGATGGAGATAGGATGTGGACCTAATCGAGCCTGAAGcgttctctcctcctcccccggCCTTTTGACTCACACTGGTGTGGGGGCCAGCTGTGACTCCATTTTGTGTCTTTCCTGGTTGCAGGTGCCACGTCACTGCAGAGGCTCCAAGTGCCTTATGGGTACAAAAATTCAAActccccactcctcctcctccctctccctgtccagCTTTGATTCTGACCTTGACAAAAAGAGCATCTGGACGTTCTCATGGAGAGTAGCTTGTAATAACCACCAATCACCCTCTTAATGGTGCaagtaaaatgtgtttgaacTGGTGAGTCTAAATGGAGCAGGGTTATGTTTTGTTGTACTGGCAGCGTGTGCCAGACCTGCTGCATAATAAATACTTCAGACATTATATAAAGGATTACAAGGCCTGTAATGGAGCGAAAAGGCTCAGACTTGAGCAATTGATTTTATGCTCTCTGGGGAGCAGAGTCCTTGGCTCCAAAAACAGTGAATG is a genomic window containing:
- the LOC108900019 gene encoding coiled-coil domain-containing protein 106 — translated: MSVWQQEPSGYSPCVEIDSSSVRTKDRLTSPAWLKQEQDDLRIIKWENFQSGASADAVQDNTPSSAMSAASQVESLPPKVLLTITKLQCMLESKQERIAALERQVEDLMQDRKFLRSQIENLTSNRSMPAFASPSPVTEAPKPSKVQHSDSKSRKRERASSTSSDSSDSGSEASDSSEVSAASSEHRRRKHHKDKKRSKKGKDYSRKRATGVQYVIHRYKQVLSAFIKKKSMSEAFRHLGIDRNTIANTASIAELHLAGKDMVPLVGMFRQGEETLVSYAQRCTLVIDSDAELSRRIDQMKANGELLPISGKRPRVLHSHMQQLGGAAESILIG